The Toxorhynchites rutilus septentrionalis strain SRP chromosome 3, ASM2978413v1, whole genome shotgun sequence genome includes a region encoding these proteins:
- the LOC129773483 gene encoding uncharacterized protein LOC129773483, translating to MTVEIFNEWFDHFLEHVKPSEDSPALLIIDGHSSHTKNLAFTEKARANFVKVLVLPPHTSNKLKPLDVSFMAPFKTYYAQEVERFLQQNPGKVVSQYDVAELMKPAFIKAATTEIAENGFEKTEI from the coding sequence ATGACGGTCGAAATATTCAATGAGTGGTTCGATCACTTTTTGGAGCATGTAAAACCTTCTGAAGACAGTCCTGCCTTGCTCATAATTGATGGCCACTCGTCGCACACGAAGAACCTAGCTTTTACCGAGAAAGCAAGAGCTAACTTTGTTAAGGTTCTAGTTTTACCACCTCACACTAGCAACAAACTTAAACCACTTGATGTATCCTTTATGGCACCTTTCAAGACGTACTACGCACAGGAAGTAGAGCGTTTCCTACAACAGAATCCAGGTAAAGTCGTCAGCCAATATGACGTTGCCGAGCTCATGAAACCTGCATTCATCAAGGCGGCTACTACGGAAATTGCTGAGAATGGGTtcgaaaaaacagaaatttga